The genomic DNA GCACCTGCGCTTTGATCGCGCGACGGGCGACATGCAGGCAGGTGGCGCAACTTTGCGTCGCACTTAACCCTAACTTTACCCTGCCTTTGTCTCAAAAATACCCCCGCCCGAGGCTCCTTCCGTATCGAAACATATAGTCCCCAACGGATCTGCACATCAGGCAATCGAGCGCGTTCTGAATATTCCATCGTGCTTGTCTTGTGAAGATCTTGGGGCTCATGCGAAGAGCGCGCAAGTGCCTGCCACGCCGAACATAGCGTGCGCCGGCAGTGATTGGATCGCATCGGGCTTAGTTTGACAGACCGTCTTAGAGACAGATCAACCATCGTCTTCGTATAGGGCCTGATCCTCGCAATGATGGGGTTGGCTTTGATCTTATCCTAGACAAACTCAGAAAATTGCAGATCGCGCGCATGTCGTTGGTTAGAGATAGAACCCGCCTGCTGACCGAATCAAAACTCAGACCGTGCTTTTTACGCGCCGCCAAATCAAAGCGCGACTGGGGCAAGTGGAACGCCAGCTCACAGCCCTTGAGGTCGAATTGAAAACGATGCTTTGCCACTGTGCGCACAGCCCCCGTGAGCATGACATCCTGCGTTCGATTCCAAGTATTGGTGAGGTTGCCGCAGTGGCCATCTTGGTTGAATGCCCCGAGATTGGCACATTGGGGCGTAAGCAGGCCGCGAGTTTGGCAGGCGTCGCTCCGATGACACAACATTCCGGAAAATAGAACGGTAAGGCCTTCATCCAAGGGGGGCGCAAATTCCTGCGAGGGGCGCCCTACATGCCAGCTCTCTTTGCTGTACGCCACAACCCAGACCTTGCTCGAAAGTACCAAGCCATGATTGCTGCAGGAAAACCGACCAAACTCGCCCTAACGGCACTCTCATCGAAATGGCAACCGCGCTTATCAAAGCAGATAGGAAATAGTCACCAAACAGCTCTTGATCCAGACGGATACTCTGGGCGCGTTCTGAGTATTCCATCGCGCTCTAAGCGCGTTCTGAGTATTCCATTGTCTCGGTGTTGACGACGATATCTTCGTCCTGGCCTACAAACGGCGGCACCATCACGCGCACGCCGTTGTCCAGAATGGCGGGCTTGAATGAATTGGCGGCAGTCTGACCCTTCACAACAGGTTCCGTCTCGACGATCTTGCAGGTCACTTTCTGCGGTAAACGCGCATTTAATGCCTCTTCTTCGTGGAATTCGATCACAGCGATCATGCCGTCTTGCAGGAACGGGCGGCAATCGCCAAGCAATTCTGCAGGCAGTTCGATCTGCTCGTAGGTTTCGATATCCATGAACGTCAGCATTCCATCGGTCTCGTAAAGGAATTGTTGATCTTTCTGCTCCAAACGGACCTTCTCGACTTTGTCGGCGGACCGGAAGCGTTCGTTTAGTTTGGAACCGTTGCGCAAATTCCGCATTTCGACTTGTGCAAAAGCACCGCCTTTGCCCGGTTTGACATGGTCGACTTTGACCGCGGCCCACAGACCGCCATTATGTTCAAGGACGTTTCCGATGCGGATTTCGTTACCGTTAATTTTTGCCATAACCCAAATGTGTCCAAACGATGTCAAAAGGTTGTAGTGTAGTTGACGAGCTCTATATCTTGAGACGAGGCACCGCGCAAGCCAACCAGATACTGTTTACAGATTGATCGAGCCATGCCATAAACGCATAGCTGCCATTCCAAATAAGGACCCCCGAATCGGTTCGAAACAGGCATATTGCACAAACTGCCAGCTACAAGGGCAAAAATAGAACAAGGACCGAATATGCGAGATTTCGTCGATGGCACAGCATTTAACAATGAACAAGGCAATCGCGCCCGCAAGCTTTTTGCGGCAGTGGTATTGGCCGCGTTGGATGATGCGATTGCGGACGATAAGAAGTATGGCAACGGGCCTGAACAGATCGCACGCTGGGCACGGTCCCGCGATGGTCGCGAAGTTCTTTCCTGCGCCGGTATCGACCCCAACGAACGCGTCGTGACAGGTCTGATGGACTTCGTTGGCAAAGGGGTGCGCACATCTGTGGCTTTGTCACGTGAAGAAAGCGAACGTCGCGCAGTGGCCGAAGCCGCGGATCAAGAAGTCCGCGCCGCTTAACCTGCCCCACGTTTTGTCTGCCGATAGCCTACAAAGAAAAAACGCGGCCCTCTGCTCGGGGTCGCGTTTTCTTTTGTCACTAACCGCCTTGGGCAAAGACGAACATCCAGACGTAAAAGACCGCAGCCTGTGCCGCGCCCAACAGCAAGATCAATGGACGCATGCGCCACCCTCTGAACCGCAACATTGCAACTGTGTAGAAGCCAAGTGATGCGATCATCTCCATCGGCCCGGCAATCACGGCATGATGATTACGATCCCAATAGCTGACGGGACTTTAAAATTTCCAATTGCTGATCGGCTAGAAATGCGCCCATCAGTCATCATGATGGAGCATAAGATCAAGGCCAAGATGCAACAATGCCGCGCAACAAAGCGCAATCGCCCACCTTGATCGAAGCGCGAGCGCCAAACCCAACCCTATCCCCCACAGGATAATCGAGTTATCGACCCAAAAGATGCTTTGCCAAGTATCTGAGAAATACAGTTGCCCAAAGACGATTTTCGGATCCGTGCCCAGCACCCGCCAATGCCGCCGCCGTCACTTTGGATGCATCAGCTTTGCCAAAGACCGCCAGCCCGAAAATCAGGTGCGCTGGTGTGTTCATGCTCTTCCCTCGGACGTCTCGCCTGCCTAAAGAAGTAGCGTGGAGGAACGCCATGACGAAGGCAATAATGATCCAAGGGGCCGGGTCCAATGTGGGGAAATCCATGTTGGTGGCAGGGCTGTGCCGTGCCGCCGTCAAACGCGGGCTGTCCGTCGCCCCGTTTAAGCCGCAGAACATGTCCAACAACGCGGCCGTTACGTCGGACGGCGGTGAAATTGGCCGTGCGCAAGCACTGCAAGCGCGCGCCTGCGGGTTGGAACCGCACACGGATATGAACCCTGTGTTATTGAAACCCGAAACTGACGTCGGCGCGCAAGTCATTGTGCAGGGCAAGCGTTTCGCGACCATGAAAGCGCGGGAATACGGGACCCGAAAGGCCGATCTGATCCCAAAGGTTTTGGAAAGTTATCACCGCCTCGCAAACGCGCACGACCTGATTTTGATCGAAGGCGCGGGTTCCCCCGCTGAGATCAACCTGCGGGCAGGCGACATCGCCAATATGGGATTTGCCGAAGCCGCAGGTTGCCCAGTTATTCTTGTCGGGGACATCGATCGTGGTGGCGTCATTGCGCAATTGGTTGGCACAGATGTGATCCTGCCCGACGCCGACCGCGCCCGCATCAAGGCATTCGCGATCAATAAATTTCGCGGCGATCCATCCCTGTTTGCCGACGGCATGAGCGCGATCACAGATCACACTGGCTGGCTGCCAATCGGCATCGTGCCTTGGTTTGATGACGCTTGGAAATTGCCCGCCGAAGACGTGATGGACATCGCAACGCGCAAAGGCGGTGCCATCAAGGTCGTCGTGCCGCGTCTGAACCGGATTGCAAATTTCGACGATCTTGACCCGCTTGCGGCCCAGCCCGATGTCACCGTTGAAATCATTGAGGCCGGACGCCCCCTGCCCGGTGATGCAGATCTTGTGCTAATCCCCGGGTCCAAATCGACGATTGCCGATCTTGCACATTTTCGTGCCCAAGGGTGGGATACGGACCTGCTGGCCCATGTGCGGCGCGGCGGGCATGTGTTGGGTATATGTGGTGGCTATCAAATGCTTGGCCGTGAGATCGCAGATCCAGATGGAATTGAGGGGCCCGCCAGTCGTGTACGCGGGCTTGGCCTGTTGGATGTCACGACCACCATGTCAGCGCATAAGCGGTTAAATCTAAGCAATGCGACCTATGACGCGACGGGCGACACCGTGTCAGGCTACGAAATCCACATCGGTGACACCGTTGGTCCGGATCGCGCCAACGGCTGGCTGGCGCTGGATGGTCGCTCTGAAGGCGCCGCGAGTGTTGATGGGCGGATAAAGGGCTGCTATCTGCACGGGCTTTTCGCCGCAGACGGGTTTCGCGCCTCGTTTATGGCGGGTATCGGTGCGCCGGTGCAATCAGTGAACTACGACGCCGGCGTGGATGCGACGCTTGATGCGTTGGCGCACCATCTTGAGACCCATTTGGATGTCACGGCCATTTTAGGCTTGGCCGAAACTATCCCTTAGGCGGCGTGACGATCTCCTTTGGCAAGGCGGCCCGCAGCTTGGTCTATTCGAATTCTTTGCTCGACAGGATGCGGTAAATTTCCCGCCGGACCAATTTGCGCACATTGCGGGTGATCCGCTCACCCATAGGTCCCGCTAATTCCTCGCGCACGACTTCTGACACAAGCGTGCGCAGCGCATCTTCGTCTAGCGACACGCTCCCCGTGTCCAGCAACCCATCCAAATCATCATCGCCGTAGTCGTCATCATCGCCTTCGTCATCGCCAAAGTCGTAATCTTGCTCTTCGCCTGCACCCGCACGGTCTTTTGGCGCGGCATCGACAGCGGCGCTGCGGTGTTCAAACGAAATCGTGATAT from Octadecabacter antarcticus 307 includes the following:
- a CDS encoding transposase yields the protein MERQLTALEVELKTMLCHCAHSPREHDILRSIPSIGEVAAVAILVECPEIGTLGRKQAASLAGVAPMTQHSGK
- a CDS encoding DUF6280 family protein, yielding MRDFVDGTAFNNEQGNRARKLFAAVVLAALDDAIADDKKYGNGPEQIARWARSRDGREVLSCAGIDPNERVVTGLMDFVGKGVRTSVALSREESERRAVAEAADQEVRAA
- the efp gene encoding elongation factor P, with amino-acid sequence MAKINGNEIRIGNVLEHNGGLWAAVKVDHVKPGKGGAFAQVEMRNLRNGSKLNERFRSADKVEKVRLEQKDQQFLYETDGMLTFMDIETYEQIELPAELLGDCRPFLQDGMIAVIEFHEEEALNARLPQKVTCKIVETEPVVKGQTAANSFKPAILDNGVRVMVPPFVGQDEDIVVNTETMEYSERA
- a CDS encoding cobyric acid synthase; this translates as MTKAIMIQGAGSNVGKSMLVAGLCRAAVKRGLSVAPFKPQNMSNNAAVTSDGGEIGRAQALQARACGLEPHTDMNPVLLKPETDVGAQVIVQGKRFATMKAREYGTRKADLIPKVLESYHRLANAHDLILIEGAGSPAEINLRAGDIANMGFAEAAGCPVILVGDIDRGGVIAQLVGTDVILPDADRARIKAFAINKFRGDPSLFADGMSAITDHTGWLPIGIVPWFDDAWKLPAEDVMDIATRKGGAIKVVVPRLNRIANFDDLDPLAAQPDVTVEIIEAGRPLPGDADLVLIPGSKSTIADLAHFRAQGWDTDLLAHVRRGGHVLGICGGYQMLGREIADPDGIEGPASRVRGLGLLDVTTTMSAHKRLNLSNATYDATGDTVSGYEIHIGDTVGPDRANGWLALDGRSEGAASVDGRIKGCYLHGLFAADGFRASFMAGIGAPVQSVNYDAGVDATLDALAHHLETHLDVTAILGLAETIP